The region AAGGAGGAAGATGACGTTCAGCCCGCAGGGAGCGGCGTAGTCGAGGAATTCGCCCGACTCCTCGGGGGGCATGTCCACTACGAGGACGCCGTCCACCCCCGCCCGGGCGGCGTCGCGGCAAAAACGCTCATAACCGTAGGCATGGATGGGGTTGAGGTAGCCCATGAGGATGATCGGTATGTCGTGCGAGGCCCTCACCTTCGTTACGGTGGCGAGAATCCCCTCCAGGGTGGTGCCGGCCGCCAGGGCGCGTTCGGACGAGAGCTGGATGGTCGGCCCGTCGGCCATGGGGTCGGAAAAGGGAACCCCCAGTTCGATGATATCGGCGCCGGCATCCGCCAGCAGAGAGATCATTTCTTCGGTGGTGCCCAAATCCGGGTCGCCGGCGGTGATGAAGGTGACCAGTGCTTTGTCGTTATGTGTGGCCAGTGTGGCGAGCCGTGTGGTAAGTCGGTCCATGGGGTTGCAGTCTCCGGGGTGGTATGCTGGCTAAATTTTGAAACCGTCCATCTCTTTCTCCAGCAGGTCGATCTGCCTGGAGAGGCTGGTGACGGCCTGCTCCATGAGATCGGCGGCCTTGGCGTTGGCGGTGGAGGAAAGCTGGATATTGCCCATCGCCTTGAGGATCTGGGCGC is a window of Geobacter sp. FeAm09 DNA encoding:
- the trpA gene encoding tryptophan synthase subunit alpha, which gives rise to MDRLTTRLATLATHNDKALVTFITAGDPDLGTTEEMISLLADAGADIIELGVPFSDPMADGPTIQLSSERALAAGTTLEGILATVTKVRASHDIPIILMGYLNPIHAYGYERFCRDAARAGVDGVLVVDMPPEESGEFLDYAAPCGLNVIFLLTPTSDKSRIATVDKLGRGFVYYVTVTGVTGMRQETSATLAAELAKVRKKIRLPVMAGFGISTPEQASRVAAMADGVVVGSAIVKLLEKHSGARLKNELRQLVGELKRAISSGSA